In Pseudomonas sp. p1(2021b), the genomic window AGCGCTCCCCAGCGGCGCCATAGGCGGCGCCCATCAGCGCATCGGCGGCTTTGTCCAGGTCGGCGTCGGGCATCACCACCATGTGGTTCTTCGCGCCGCCCAGTGCTTGCACGCGCTTGCCGTTGGCCGCGCCAGTGGCATAGATGTGCCGTGCAATGGGCGTGGAGCCGACGAAGCTCACGGCCTGCACATCGGGGTGGGCAAGGATCGCATCGACCGCCGCCTTGTCGCCGTTGACCACGTTGAACACGCCAGCCGGCAAGCCCGCCTCGGCCAGCAGCTGTGCCAGCAGCAGGGCCGCCGAGGGGTCGCGCTCGGAGGGCTTGAGCACGAAAGTATTGCCGCAGGCCAGGGCCACAGGGAACATCCACAGGGCGACCATGGCAGGGAAGTTGAACGGCGTGATGCCCGCGACCACGCCCAGCGCCTGGCGCATGGCGTGGGAGTCGATGTGGCTGCCGATGTTTTCGCTGACTTCGCCCTTGAGCAGGTGCGGTGCGCCGCAGGCGAACTCGACCACTTCGATACCGCGCACGACCTCGCCCATGGCATCGGAGTGCACCTTGCCGTGCTCGGCGGTGATCAACGCGGCGAGCCGTTCGGCATTGTGTTCCAGCAGTTCTTTGAAGCGGCTGAGAATGCGTGCGCGGCGCAGGGGCGTGGTGGCCGACCAAGCCGGAAAGGCGGCCCTGGCAGCGGCGACCGCTTGGTCCAGTTCCTCGGCGCTGGCCAATGGAACCCGGGCGCTGCGCTGGCCGGTGGCGGGGTTGCAGATGTCGGCGAAGCGGCCGCTGCGGCCTTCGCTGAGGTGTCCATCGATGAAGTGCTGCAAGGTGATCATGGGGTTTTCTCCAGGCGAGCAGCTCCTTCCTGGCACGTCACAGGTGCCGGGCTTGCGGGCTGCGATTACGGGTGGGTGGTCAGGATGAAGCGGTGTCGGCCGGTTTCAGCGGGGTTGCCCGGCTGCCGAGCGGTACATCGGCTTGGGGCATGAAGCACATGATCAGCATGCCCATGGCGAAGAATCCTGCGCATACCAGCAGCCCCAGCCCCAGGCTGTGCTGGGTGGCGATACCGCTGAGCAACAGGGGCGCGAAGGCGGCGAGGCCGCGGCCGAAGTTGAAGCAGAAGCCGGCACCGATGGTGCGCACACGCACGGGATACAAGGCGCTGAAGTACGAGGCGAACAGGCTGGCGAAGGCATAGAAGAAGGCATACACCGGGCCCAGCCAGAACAGGACTTGGTTGTCGGTGGTCAGCGCATAGAGTGCCAGCATCACCGCGCTGCCCAGCAGCGACAGCAAGGTGGCGTTGCGCTTGCCGATACGGTCGGCGATCAGGCCAAAGGCATTGATCCCGATGAAGGCGCCGATGTTCAGGATGGTCATGAAATGCGCCATCATGCCGATCGCAAGCCCTCGTTCGTGTACCAGGTAGGTCGGCAACCAAGTGCTGGCCCCCCAGAAACCGATCACCGAGCAGCTCGCCGCGGCAGTGCCCAGCAAGGTTACGCGCAGCAGGCCTGGGCCGAAGATCTCACGCACCGAAGCATTCACCGGCGCATCCGCGCGGGCCGCGTTCTTCTGCGCTTTCCATTCGGGAGATTCGGGCACGAACAGCCACAGGTACAGCACCGGAATCAGGGTCGAAACCCCCGCCGCCAGGAACAGCATCTGCCAGTTCGGCAGGAACGCCTTGCCGGCCATTGCCGCGATGGCCGCGCCAACCGGGAACGAGCTGAGCACGAAACCGGTGGCGCGGGCCCGCTGGTGTACAGGCCAGGTTTCGGCGATGTAGGCCGAGACGATGCCCCAGACGCCACCCAGGCCAAGGCCCGAGAGGAAGCGCAATACCAGCAGCAGGTACCAGTTGTGGGTGCAGGCAACCGCCATGGTCAGTGCGCCGAAGCTCACCAGCGACAGCAGCAAGGCCTTGCGCCGGCCGTGGTTGTCCGAATACCACCCAGTCGTGATGCTGCTCATGCCGATGCCCAAC contains:
- a CDS encoding CoA-acylating methylmalonate-semialdehyde dehydrogenase, which encodes MITLQHFIDGHLSEGRSGRFADICNPATGQRSARVPLASAEELDQAVAAARAAFPAWSATTPLRRARILSRFKELLEHNAERLAALITAEHGKVHSDAMGEVVRGIEVVEFACGAPHLLKGEVSENIGSHIDSHAMRQALGVVAGITPFNFPAMVALWMFPVALACGNTFVLKPSERDPSAALLLAQLLAEAGLPAGVFNVVNGDKAAVDAILAHPDVQAVSFVGSTPIARHIYATGAANGKRVQALGGAKNHMVVMPDADLDKAADALMGAAYGAAGERCMAISIAVAVGDATADALIERLAPRVRALKVGPGTDPSAEMGPLITREHLERVRGYVDIGVAEGATLVVDGRQFRMQQPGFEGGFYLGGSLFDDVTSHMRIYQEEIFGPVLGVVRVQSYQEAVALINAHQYANGTAIFTRDGDSARMFGHEIQVGMVGINVPIPVPMAFHSFGGWKNSLFGDHHMHGPEGVRFYTRLKTITSRWMSGIRTGADFVMPTMK
- a CDS encoding MFS transporter, which encodes MRSISKWHVLVGGFLAYLFDAMEIILLTIALPVIQQDLGLTIGQAGMLASATLLGIGMSSITTGWYSDNHGRRKALLLSLVSFGALTMAVACTHNWYLLLVLRFLSGLGLGGVWGIVSAYIAETWPVHQRARATGFVLSSFPVGAAIAAMAGKAFLPNWQMLFLAAGVSTLIPVLYLWLFVPESPEWKAQKNAARADAPVNASVREIFGPGLLRVTLLGTAAASCSVIGFWGASTWLPTYLVHERGLAIGMMAHFMTILNIGAFIGINAFGLIADRIGKRNATLLSLLGSAVMLALYALTTDNQVLFWLGPVYAFFYAFASLFASYFSALYPVRVRTIGAGFCFNFGRGLAAFAPLLLSGIATQHSLGLGLLVCAGFFAMGMLIMCFMPQADVPLGSRATPLKPADTASS